A part of Candidatus Bathyarchaeota archaeon genomic DNA contains:
- a CDS encoding 50S ribosomal protein L6 yields the protein MRVVEVEKTVETPENVDVKLDGKVVTISGEKGTLTRDFSHAPLFIEKEGKWIKIRTNWPRKKEAATVGTVSSHIKNMIIGVTKGFTYKLKIVFSHFPISVKIENNKVLIENLTGERSPRIAKIVGDAKVSVKSDDVIVQGTNLEDVSQTAANIEQATKIKVKDPRVFLDGIYVYERLEGMET from the coding sequence ATGCGTGTCGTGGAAGTCGAAAAAACGGTTGAAACCCCCGAAAATGTAGACGTCAAACTAGACGGCAAAGTAGTGACTATATCGGGGGAGAAGGGAACGTTAACCAGAGACTTCTCTCATGCACCCTTATTCATTGAAAAAGAAGGAAAATGGATAAAAATTCGAACAAATTGGCCTCGTAAAAAGGAGGCAGCAACGGTTGGAACAGTAAGTTCTCATATTAAGAATATGATAATAGGCGTGACAAAGGGATTTACCTACAAATTAAAAATTGTGTTTTCTCATTTTCCAATATCCGTCAAAATCGAGAACAACAAAGTTTTGATAGAGAACCTTACAGGTGAGCGCAGTCCACGCATAGCAAAAATAGTAGGAGACGCAAAGGTTTCAGTCAAATCTGATGACGTAATTGTTCAAGGGACAAACTTGGAAGATGTAAGCCAGACAGCAGCAAACATTGAGCAAGCAACAAAAATCAAAGTAAAAGATCCACGGGTATTTCTCGACGGCATATATGTGTACGAACGTCTCGAGGGAATGGAAACTTGA
- a CDS encoding 30S ribosomal protein S8: MSRRKRKIMTDTIVNGMTALINNEMRLKRECVISPASKLLGRVLRVIQLNGYIGEFEFIDDGRTGKFKVQLLGRINKCGAVRPRFPVRVDEFEKWERSFLPSKEVGILVVSTPRGVTSHKVAKEEKIGGRLLAFVY; the protein is encoded by the coding sequence ATGAGTAGAAGGAAGCGGAAAATCATGACTGATACAATTGTGAATGGTATGACTGCGCTGATAAACAACGAAATGCGCCTAAAGCGGGAGTGTGTGATTAGCCCAGCCTCTAAACTGCTTGGCAGAGTTCTAAGAGTGATTCAACTTAATGGCTACATCGGCGAGTTCGAATTCATAGATGATGGCAGAACAGGAAAGTTCAAAGTTCAGCTTCTCGGCAGAATAAACAAATGCGGCGCCGTCAGACCCCGCTTTCCAGTGCGAGTAGATGAATTTGAGAAATGGGAAAGAAGCTTTCTCCCCTCAAAGGAAGTGGGCATCCTAGTTGTTTCTACTCCCAGAGGAGTGACTTCTCACAAAGTGGCGAAAGAAGAAAAAATAGGAGGGCGCCTTCTGGCCTTCGTATACTAG
- a CDS encoding 30S ribosomal protein S14, producing the protein MGKQRPKKERKFGKGSKPCRRCGSYGSVIRRYNLYVCRHCFREIAQELGFKKYE; encoded by the coding sequence ATGGGAAAACAGAGACCTAAGAAAGAACGGAAATTCGGCAAGGGCAGCAAACCATGCAGAAGATGTGGTTCTTACGGCTCGGTGATCCGGCGTTACAATTTATATGTATGCCGGCATTGTTTTAGGGAGATAGCCCAAGAACTTGGATTCAAGAAATATGAGTAG
- a CDS encoding 50S ribosomal protein L5 gives MSEEEETRKKWQKTPMLKPKIRKVTVNICIGQSGEPLEKAGKVLEQLTGQMPVKRKAKQTIRDFGIRKGEPISCVVTLRREKAVEFLTKVLQAVDNKIPKNCFDKSGNFSFGIKEHIEIPGTKYLPELGIFGMDVSVTLGRAGYRIKERRRAKSKIGTSHLLTPEEAVTFIKDTIGIEIV, from the coding sequence TTGTCAGAAGAAGAGGAAACCCGCAAAAAATGGCAAAAAACTCCTATGCTTAAACCGAAAATTCGAAAAGTAACAGTCAACATATGTATAGGACAATCGGGTGAGCCTCTTGAAAAAGCTGGTAAAGTTCTCGAACAGCTGACTGGTCAAATGCCTGTGAAGCGGAAAGCCAAGCAAACTATAAGGGATTTTGGGATAAGGAAAGGCGAACCAATTTCCTGCGTTGTAACACTTCGAAGAGAAAAAGCAGTAGAATTCCTCACTAAAGTGCTGCAAGCTGTCGACAACAAAATACCAAAGAACTGCTTTGACAAAAGCGGCAACTTTTCCTTCGGCATAAAAGAACACATTGAAATTCCAGGCACAAAATACTTACCCGAGCTTGGAATCTTCGGAATGGACGTCTCGGTTACGCTCGGTCGCGCTGGCTATCGCATCAAAGAACGAAGACGAGCTAAATCGAAGATTGGCACAAGTCATCTGTTAACGCCTGAAGAGGCAGTCACATTCATCAAAGACACCATCGGGATTGAAATAGTGTGA
- a CDS encoding 30S ribosomal protein S4e has protein sequence MGKKGGSKHLKRKPAPRFWPIHRKEYVWTLKPKPGPHSLKHSLPLAIIIREILGFAKTRKEAKTIISKGKVLVDGKIRREEVFPVGLMDAISIPDAEATYRILSHKKGLILHPVEKDEATFKLCRIENKTVVNHGHVQLSFHDGTNKLIQVADPKNPEEDVYQTLDVIKVAIPSGEITGQIKLAKDATALIIGGKNRGTHGKIVDIEEAVGKKRRSLLATIEDAAGKRFQTTLDYVFIIGDKKQSISLPEVE, from the coding sequence ATGGGAAAGAAAGGTGGAAGCAAACATCTAAAACGAAAGCCCGCACCAAGATTCTGGCCCATCCACCGCAAAGAATACGTCTGGACACTGAAACCAAAGCCCGGCCCCCACTCACTGAAGCACAGTCTACCCTTGGCAATAATTATTCGAGAAATCCTAGGCTTCGCAAAAACACGAAAAGAAGCAAAAACCATTATCTCAAAGGGAAAAGTGCTTGTTGACGGAAAAATCCGCAGAGAAGAAGTGTTTCCTGTGGGTTTAATGGATGCAATTTCCATCCCTGATGCAGAGGCAACTTATCGCATTTTGTCGCATAAAAAAGGGCTCATTTTGCACCCTGTAGAAAAGGATGAAGCCACTTTCAAGCTTTGTCGAATAGAAAACAAAACGGTTGTTAACCACGGCCACGTTCAGCTCAGCTTCCACGACGGCACCAACAAACTAATTCAAGTTGCAGACCCTAAAAACCCTGAAGAAGATGTATACCAAACCCTCGATGTCATCAAAGTAGCTATCCCCAGTGGCGAAATAACTGGGCAAATTAAGCTGGCGAAAGATGCAACTGCGTTAATTATTGGAGGGAAGAATAGGGGAACACATGGGAAAATCGTAGACATTGAAGAAGCTGTGGGGAAAAAGCGTCGTTCACTTTTGGCAACAATAGAGGATGCGGCTGGAAAACGCTTCCAGACAACTCTTGACTACGTTTTCATTATAGGCGACAAAAAACAGTCTATATCATTACCTGAGGTGGAATAG
- a CDS encoding 50S ribosomal protein L14 — translation MLGQKPKVSRGVQAGTILKCADNTGARALKLVQVIGYKGRLRRVPKAGVGDLIMTSVRKGTPDMRKKLFRAVVVRQKMPFRRAEGIWVQFEDNAAIIMTTEGEMKGSEVRGPVAREAAERWPRIASAASIIV, via the coding sequence ATGCTTGGGCAAAAACCAAAAGTGTCTAGAGGCGTCCAAGCTGGCACCATTTTGAAATGCGCTGACAACACAGGCGCCAGAGCACTCAAACTTGTACAAGTCATCGGATACAAAGGACGGCTAAGACGTGTTCCAAAAGCAGGCGTAGGAGATTTGATAATGACGTCTGTACGGAAAGGAACACCAGACATGCGTAAAAAACTTTTCAGAGCGGTTGTTGTGCGACAAAAAATGCCTTTTCGCCGTGCAGAAGGCATCTGGGTTCAGTTTGAAGACAACGCTGCAATAATAATGACAACTGAAGGAGAAATGAAAGGCTCCGAGGTCAGAGGTCCTGTAGCAAGAGAAGCAGCAGAACGGTGGCCTAGAATAGCAAGTGCTGCGAGCATAATAGTATAG
- a CDS encoding 30S ribosomal protein S17 — protein sequence MASLSLKKPKKSCNDPNCPFHGTLSVRGRILDGLVISAKMDKTAIILRDYLHYVPKYKRYERRHSHTPAHNPPCLNVKEGDRVKITECRPISKTVSFVIVEKLEEK from the coding sequence ATGGCGTCGCTCTCCTTGAAGAAACCCAAAAAATCATGCAACGACCCTAATTGTCCTTTTCACGGAACTCTCTCTGTTAGAGGACGTATTTTAGACGGCTTGGTTATTAGCGCAAAAATGGATAAAACCGCCATAATTCTACGCGACTACCTTCACTACGTGCCTAAATACAAACGGTACGAAAGAAGACACAGTCACACACCTGCTCACAACCCGCCTTGCCTCAACGTAAAAGAAGGTGATAGAGTGAAAATCACAGAGTGCCGCCCCATAAGCAAAACCGTTTCCTTCGTGATAGTTGAAAAACTGGAGGAAAAATAG
- a CDS encoding ribonuclease P protein component 1: MKVTPALIQHEFIGLEAKVAKSSNPSYIGIVGAVIDETRNTFIILQDNKRKTVVKDQAVFHFTLPDATIVEIDGKILVGRPEERLKKRIRRLW, encoded by the coding sequence GTGAAAGTCACACCTGCACTAATACAACACGAGTTTATCGGCTTAGAAGCAAAAGTGGCAAAGTCTTCCAATCCAAGTTACATAGGTATCGTAGGGGCAGTCATTGATGAAACTCGAAACACTTTCATAATCTTGCAAGATAATAAGAGGAAAACTGTAGTAAAAGATCAAGCTGTTTTCCATTTCACTTTGCCAGACGCTACAATTGTAGAGATTGATGGAAAGATTCTGGTGGGAAGACCTGAAGAACGCTTGAAAAAGCGAATTAGGAGGCTCTGGTAG
- the rpmC gene encoding 50S ribosomal protein L29, translating into MPLIRLEDIRGMSSEERTKRVTELRTELVRLRTMTKAGGALENTARVRELRKAIARFLTIEHEAKLAEVKKQ; encoded by the coding sequence ATGCCCCTCATCAGACTCGAGGACATACGGGGCATGTCTTCTGAGGAAAGAACGAAAAGAGTCACAGAGCTGCGAACCGAGCTTGTACGATTGAGAACTATGACAAAAGCAGGGGGGGCTCTAGAAAACACTGCACGCGTCAGAGAACTTCGTAAAGCCATTGCCCGCTTCCTCACTATAGAACATGAAGCGAAACTTGCAGAGGTGAAAAAACAGTGA
- a CDS encoding 30S ribosomal protein S3 has translation MSVVKHFIDESIKKTEINEFLQNELERAGYGGVDITKTPLGTHIVVYAMRPGVVIGRGGETIKDLARSLEEKFELPNPQISVAEIEIPELNAYVIASRIASALRRGVHYRRSGYWALNQVMEAGALGVEIAVSGKLRGRRAKYEKFRGGYLPKSGEPPLKYTRRAELNVQMKQGVFGVKVRIMPPEAKFPDKINIAPSEVEEETTEASKEEASTEAETSTAKKDEKEATE, from the coding sequence ATGTCTGTAGTTAAACATTTCATCGACGAATCTATAAAGAAAACAGAAATTAACGAATTTCTACAGAACGAGCTTGAAAGAGCAGGTTACGGCGGCGTAGATATCACAAAAACGCCACTAGGAACACACATAGTAGTTTATGCTATGCGCCCCGGAGTTGTCATCGGACGAGGTGGAGAAACCATAAAAGATCTCGCAAGATCTTTGGAAGAAAAGTTCGAACTTCCTAATCCCCAGATTTCTGTAGCAGAAATTGAAATTCCCGAACTCAACGCTTACGTTATTGCTTCACGTATTGCTTCGGCGTTACGAAGAGGTGTCCACTACAGGAGGTCAGGGTATTGGGCGCTTAATCAGGTTATGGAAGCTGGAGCATTAGGAGTTGAAATAGCCGTCAGTGGGAAACTGCGGGGTCGAAGAGCAAAATATGAAAAGTTTCGTGGGGGATACTTGCCAAAAAGTGGAGAACCCCCATTAAAATATACGAGAAGGGCAGAGTTGAACGTTCAGATGAAGCAGGGTGTTTTCGGAGTAAAAGTACGCATAATGCCTCCCGAAGCCAAATTCCCAGACAAAATAAACATAGCCCCAAGCGAAGTGGAAGAGGAGACAACGGAAGCATCAAAAGAAGAAGCATCCACAGAAGCTGAAACATCTACGGCGAAAAAAGACGAAAAGGAGGCAACCGAATAA
- a CDS encoding 50S ribosomal protein L22: protein MPKFGYSITELDTEKTVKASGRELRISPKHAREVCKTIKGMRLDKAKRYLEQVIVKKQPVPFRRFTKKLGHRHGMQKAMVGKYPIKAAANILKVLESAEGNAESKDLDIERLRIIHASAYPGMKIKRAIPRAFGRSSPKNKPLTHVEIVLEEIEKKTEETA, encoded by the coding sequence ATGCCGAAATTCGGATACTCCATCACAGAACTTGATACTGAAAAAACAGTGAAAGCCAGCGGACGCGAACTCAGAATCTCCCCCAAACACGCAAGAGAAGTATGTAAAACAATCAAAGGCATGCGTTTAGACAAAGCAAAACGGTATTTAGAGCAAGTTATAGTAAAAAAACAACCTGTCCCCTTCCGCAGATTCACAAAAAAACTTGGACACAGACATGGAATGCAAAAAGCTATGGTGGGAAAATATCCGATTAAAGCAGCGGCAAACATCTTGAAAGTTCTTGAAAGCGCAGAAGGCAACGCCGAATCTAAAGACCTCGATATTGAACGCCTCCGCATAATCCACGCATCAGCTTATCCAGGAATGAAAATCAAGCGAGCTATACCAAGAGCATTTGGACGTTCAAGCCCAAAAAATAAACCTCTTACACACGTTGAGATTGTTTTAGAGGAAATAGAGAAGAAAACAGAGGAAACAGCCTAA
- a CDS encoding tRNA (adenine-N1)-methyltransferase, with product MLLRQTIREGDNILLYLNKKRSYLVKAEKGKNFHTHKGYIQFDSLIGKKYGTRLLSNLGVEFAALKPALRDFIFKAQRKTQIMYPKDIALIVMYSGIGPGSRIVEAGTGAGALTTALAFYVKPRGRVYSYEIRPEFQEIALKNLKKAHVEDYVELKSRDITLGIDEKNVDAVVLDLATPWLVISHAYSALKGSGNVVSFSPTIDQVVRTVEALEESGFVDVSTFECIMRGMQVARGKTRPQTLMTGHTGYVTYARKALKKQEKLEATLVCQALSSTKE from the coding sequence ATGCTGCTTCGTCAAACAATAAGAGAAGGCGACAACATCCTCCTCTACCTCAACAAAAAACGCTCCTACCTAGTCAAAGCAGAAAAGGGCAAAAATTTCCACACACACAAAGGCTACATTCAATTTGACAGTTTAATCGGCAAGAAATATGGCACACGTTTACTCAGCAATCTAGGCGTAGAATTCGCGGCTTTAAAACCAGCTCTCCGCGACTTTATTTTCAAAGCTCAGCGAAAAACTCAGATAATGTACCCAAAAGATATAGCCCTAATCGTCATGTATAGTGGAATAGGCCCCGGCAGCCGCATCGTTGAGGCAGGCACCGGTGCAGGCGCACTAACTACTGCCCTAGCTTTTTACGTAAAGCCTCGTGGGCGCGTCTACAGCTACGAAATTCGACCAGAATTTCAAGAAATTGCACTTAAAAACCTGAAAAAAGCACACGTCGAAGACTATGTTGAGCTCAAAAGCAGGGACATAACGCTAGGCATTGACGAGAAAAATGTTGACGCGGTTGTTTTAGATTTGGCGACTCCTTGGCTTGTGATTTCTCATGCTTATTCAGCCTTAAAAGGCAGTGGAAACGTGGTCTCCTTCAGCCCCACAATCGACCAAGTTGTAAGAACCGTTGAGGCTTTAGAGGAAAGCGGGTTTGTTGATGTAAGCACGTTTGAATGTATAATGCGTGGAATGCAAGTAGCACGCGGAAAGACTCGACCGCAGACACTTATGACTGGGCACACGGGTTATGTGACGTACGCTCGCAAAGCATTGAAAAAGCAGGAGAAGCTTGAAGCTACATTGGTTTGCCAAGCTCTTTCTTCCACAAAGGAATGA